The Mus musculus strain C57BL/6J chromosome 2, GRCm38.p6 C57BL/6J genome has a window encoding:
- the Dusp15 gene encoding dual specificity protein phosphatase 15 isoform X3: MTVTGLGWQEVLEAIKASRPIANPNPGFRQQLEEFGWANSQKLRRQLEERFGEIPFRDEEDLRALLPLCRRCRQGSATSAASATTASSAAEGTLQRLVPRSPRDSHQPLPLLARVKQTFFCLPRCLSRKGGK, from the exons ATGACGGTGACTGGACTTGGCTGGCAGGAAGTGCTGGAAGCCATCAAAGCCTCCCGGCCCATCGCCAACCCAAACCCGGGCTTTAGGCAGCAGCTCGAGGAGTTTGGCTGGGCAAACTCCCAGAAG CTTCGCCGGCAGCTGGAGGAGCGCTTCGGGGAGATCCCGTTCCGCGACGAGGAAGACTTGCGCGCGCTGCTGCCTCTCTGCAGGCGCTGTCGCCAGGGCTCGGCGACATCGGCAGCGTCGGCCACCACAGCTTCCTCGGCCGCTGAGGGGACCCTGCAGCGCCTGGTGCCGCGATCGCCGCGGGACTCACACCAGCCGCTGCCGCTGCTGGCGCGCGTCAAGCAGACTTTCTTCTGCCTCCCGCGGTGCCTGTCGCGCAAGGGCGGCAAGTGA